The nucleotide window GGGCGGGCGCGTCAGGCTCAGCCGATGAACGCCGCCGCCAGCGCCATGAAGAGCGGGATCGACAAGATGGCGACCGGGGTGCCGAGGCCGGTGGACGTGCCGACATAGGCTGACGGGTTGGCTTCCGGCAGGGCGCCGCGCATCGTGGGCGGGCCGGAGATGTCCGAGCTCGATGCCGCCATGATCGACAGAAGCACCACGCCACCCGCGGAGAAACCGGTCAGGTGGTGGGCGATCAGGCCCACGCCGAAGCCCAGCATGCCGTGCACCAGCGGTGCCGCGATCCCGTAGAGAATGTAGGCATGGGCAACCTTCCGCAGCTCCGACAGCCGCGCCCAGGCTTCCATCCCCATGATCAGCATCAGGATCGACAGCAGACCCCGGAAGAGCGGCTCGTAGAAACTGTCATAGACGCTGTCGGGGGCCGCGAAGATGCCGATGGCCAGGCCGATCAACAGCGCGGAGATTGCGGGGCTGCGGAACGTGTCGACCAGGATCGTCTTCACAAGGCCCTTCTCCAGCCCCTCGATCTGCGCAGGCTCCGTCTTGGGCGCGGCATTCATCGCCATGGTCCCGTCGGCGGCGATTTCGGCGTTGGAGGCCCGCCGCGCCACGCTCACCTTGGCCATCACGATCGCCGTGACCAGCGCCGCGATGTCCATGAACGGGTAGAGCGCGCCGATGAAGCCCTCATAGGCGATGTTCTCGTCATCCAGCACCGCCATCCCAGCCGCGAGGGTGGAGGCGGAGACCGCGCCGAACAGGCCCGCCGTGGCCAGCCCGTCGATCTTCGAGACGCCTTTCCAGCGTGCCAGCGTCCGGCTTCCGAGAAGCACGATGAGCACGCCCACGATGGCCGCACCCGCGGCAGGCACCAGAAGCTCCGTCAGATTGGCGTCCCGCACCGAAATGCCCGCGCCAAGGCCGACCTTCAGCAAAAGCAGCATGACGATGAACTTGTAGACAGGTTCCGGCACTTCCAGCTTGCTGCCGAGCGATGCCAACAACATGCCGCCGATCAGGAAGGCGAGCGTCGGCTTCTGCAATTGGTCGATGATCGTGCTGAAGATCGTGACGATGATATCCATGACGGGACCTCTGTTCTGGGACATCCCACGACGTAGCGGATTGCTCTCTGAATAAAAAATACATATATCAGGCGAATTCATTCTATTTATGTGAACGATGGACCAACTCAACTACCACCACCTGCGCTATTTCCACGAGGTTGCCCATGAGGGTCATCTTGGCCGCGCCGCCGCGCGCCTGAACGTCTCGCAATCGGCCCTCTCCACCCAGATCAAGCAATTGGAGGAGCGTCTTGGCCTGCCCCTGTTCGACCGCGTGGGCCGCACGCTTGCCCTGACGGAGGCGGGGCGCATCGCGCTGGCCCATGCCGACCGCATCTTCGGCACGGGGGCGGAGATGCTGGCGACGCTGCGCCGCGATACCTCCACCCACCCGCCGCTGCGCATCGGCGCGCTCTCCACGCTGTCGCGCAATTTCCAGCTGCAATTCCTGCAACCGATCCTGGCAGACGGCGGGCACGAGATTTCCCTGCGGTCCGGCAACACCGCGCGCCTGATGGCGGAGTTGGAGGATCTGACCCTCGACGTCGTGCTGACCACCCAGATCCCCCAGCGCGACGGTGTCGCCTTCGCGGCGCAGCGCATCGCGGAACAATCGGTGCAGATCCACGGGCGACCCGACCTGATGCAGGCCGACACGTTGCGCGGGCTCCTGTCGACCGCGCCCCTGATCCTGCCCACCGACACGATCATCCGAGCGGAGTTCGAGAACCTGGTCGCGCGGCTTGGCATCACCCCCCGCATCGCGGCCAGTGTCGATGACATGGCCATGGTCCGCCTCTTGGCGCGCGAAGGGGCGGGGCTCGCCATCGCCCCGTCCGTGGTTCTGGCGGACGAGATCGCGTCGGGCCGTGTCGTCACCGCGCCCCATGACCTCGACATCGTGGAGCCGTTCTATGCCGTCACCCTGCCCCGCGCGTTCCCCCACCCCGCCCTCGACCAGCTTCTGGCGCGGCACCATCCGGCGCGAGATTGACTTCACCCATGCGACACGCAGTATCGCGCCGAGCCATCGGGTGAGGGACATCGCATGACATTTCTCGGGATCGACATCGGGACCTCCGCGGTGAAGCTCTGCGCCATGGCGGATGATGGCACGGTGCGCGCCGTCAGTGACGCGCCCCTTTCCACCACCCAACCCTTTCCCGGCGCGAGTGAGCAGGACCCCGAGGCCTGGATCGACGCCCTGACGGTCGCGATGCAGGGCCTGCCGGGCGCCATAAGGCGGGACGTGTCCGCCATTGGCCTGTCGGGCCAGATGCATGGGGCCGTCCTTCTGGACGCCGACACCCGCGTGATCCGTCCCGCGATCCTGTGGAATGACGGACGCGCGAGCGCGGAATGTGATGTGATGGAATCCCGGTTGCCCGAAATGGGCCACGTCGCGGGCGTCCCGCCGATGCCGGGCTTCACCGCGCCCAAGCTGATGTGGCTCAAGAGCCATGAGCCCGACACCTATTCGCGGATCGCCACGGTGCTTTTGCCCAAGGATTACGTGGGGTTCCGCCTCCATGGGGCGCACGTCACTGATCCGTCCGATGCGGCGGGCACCTGCTGGTTCGATCAACACGCCCGTGCCTGGTCCCCCGATCTCTGCGCCACTTCCGACACGGACCCGAATTGGATGCCGGAGGTTCGGGACGGATCGGCGATTGCCGGAAGGCTCGATGCCGATATGGCCGAAGCTCTCGGCCTGAGCGCAGGCATTCCCGTGGCCGCCGGGGCCGGTGACGCAGCGGCGGGCGCGGTCGGTATCGGCGCGGTGGACCCGGGCGACGGGTTCCTGTCGCTCGGCACATCGGGGCAACTCTTCGTCACCACCGACGCCTGCCGCCCCAACCCCGCAAGCCGCATCCACGCCTATGCCCACACCCTGCCGGGCCGCTGGTTCCAGATGGCCGCGATGCTCAACGGCGCGCGCCCGATGGCGTGGCTGGCGGAGCTTCTGGGCCGCCCCATCCCCGACCTGCTGGCAGAGGCGGAGGGGGCCGAACCCGGCCCGATCTTCCTTCCCTACCTCACCGGCGAACGCACACCCCATGGCGACGCGGACATCCGGGCCGGGTTCTGGGGCCTGTCCGAAGGCACCACCCAAGGCACCATGATGCGCGCGGTGGTGGAGGCGGTGGCCTTCACTTTCGCCGATGCACTCGCCGCGATGGAGGCGGCCGGAACCCGCCCCGCGCGCCTATTGGCCATTGGCGGCGGCACGCGCAGCGATTTCCTGTTGCAGATGATTGCCGATGTCATGGGCGTGCCCATCGGGCGGTCGGACGGGGCCGATATCGGCCCGGCCCTTGGCGCCGCGCGGCTGGCCCAGATCGCAACCGGTGCGCCGGTCGCGGATGTCGCGGTGAAGCCCGACGTGTCACGTTGGTTCGAGCCCGACGCCACCCGCGCGGGCGCACTGGCACCGCGCCTGGCGGGGTATCGCGCGCTCTACCCCGCCCTCAAATCCGTCTCTGCGGCGATGATTTAGGCGTCGACCTTCAGCACACCGCGCTGGATCTGATCCTCCTCGATCGACTCGAAAAGGGCCTTGAAGTTGCCCTCGCCAAAGCCGTCATCCCCCTTGCGCTGGATGAACTCGAAGAAGATCGGCCCGATCACGGTTTTCGAGAAGATCTGGAGCAGAACCCGCGTCATGCCCCCGTCCACGACCCCTTCGCCGTCGATCAGGATGCCGTGCTTTTGCATCCGGTCCAGCGGCTCCTCGTGGCCCTGCACCCGCTTGTGGCTCATCGCGTAATAGGTGGCGGGCGGCGGCGGCATGAATTCGATGCCGTTGGCGTGGATCTGATCGACGCTGCCATAGATGTCGTTGGTCGCCACGGCGATATGCTGGATGCCCTCGCCCTTGTATTCGTTGAGGTATTCCTCGATCTGGCTGTTCTCGTCCGCGCTCTCGTTGATCGGGATGCGGATCTTGCCGCAGGGGCTGGTCAGCGCGCGCGAAAACAGGCCCGTCTGCTTGCCCTTGATGTCGAAGAAGCGAATTTCGCGGAAGTTGAACGCCTTGGCGTAGAAATCGTACCAGGTGCTCATGTTGCCGCGCATGACGTTGTGGGTCAGGTGGTCGAGGTAGTAGAAGCCCGCGCCCACCGGCTTGGGGTCGACCTCTCCGGTCCAGTCGAACTCGGCGGCATAGGGGCTGCCCGCTTCGCCGTAGGTTTCGACGAAATAGAGCAGCGAGCCACCGATGCCGATCACGGCGGGCACGTCGAGCGTCTTGTCGTCGCCCGTATATTCCTCCGCGCCGTAATCCAGCGCGCATTTCAGTGCGTGCTGCGCATCCACGACACGCCACGCCATCGCGGGCGCACACGGCCCGTGGGCATCGACGAACCGGCCCGCATGGCTGTCGCGTTCGCGGTTGATGATGTAGTTGATGTCGCCCTGCCGATAGACGGAGATGTCGCGCGTCTTGTGCCGCGCTACCTCGGTATATCCCATCGCCTTGAACAGCGTCTCCAGCGCGCCCGGATCGGGATGCGCGAACTCGACGAATTCGAATCCATCGGTGCCAGCGACGTTCAGGTCGTTGATTTCGGCTTTCGGTGCATCATGCGGAAAAGGACCCATGAGGGGAGCCTCCTTGTTACAAGTCGCGCTGACGTGCCCTGACGCGACAAACAAGTACCCGGCCCGCGGGGGTGAGCGTGGCTCAACCAGTCGCATATGTAACAGATTCTCCCGCCCCGATGCAAGATTGTCGTGAACCCCTTCGCCCCCCGCGCGTTGGCCCGGTGATCCGAACCTGAAGGAGAGCTTTCCATGTCCAAGACCCTGTTCATCACCGGCGCATCATCCGGCATCGGTGCCGCCACTGCGCGGGCCGCCATCGCCGCAGGCCACAAGACCTCCCTTGTCGCCCGGTCCGAGGACAAGCTGGCCGAGCTCGTCTCCGAATTGGGGGAGGACAATGCCATCGCCCTGCCCGCCGACGTGACGGATGTGGAAGCGCAGGTCAGCGCGTTCGAGGCCGCCACCACCCGCTTCGGCCGGATCGACGCCGTCTTCGCCAATGCGGGCCTGGGCGCCACCGACAAGGGGACGGAGGGTGGCGACATCGACAATTTCCGCACCATGATCGACGTCAACATCTTCGCCCTGACGGTGACGTGCAAACTGGCGATCCCGCATCTGAAGGACAGCAAGGGCCATCTGCTCCTGACCGGCTCCCGCGCGGGCCATGCGACCCTGCCGGGGTCGGTCTACGGCGCGACCAAATGGTTCGTGCGCGGCTATGCGGAGAACCTGTCGGCGGAACTGGGCGAATACGGGGTGCGCGTGACCAACATCAATCCCGGTATGGTCGACACGCCGTTCTTTGACGAGGAGAAGCCCGATGCCCTGCGGCCCGAGGATATTGCGGATGCCGTCATCTTCGCGCTCGACCGGCCCGCCAATGTCTCCATCCCGTCGATCCAGATCTACCCGATGCGCTAGGGCTCCCGCCGCTCCGGTGCGGTACCGGCATGCGCGGGCCGCTCCGCCCCCATGGCAAGCGACAGCTCTTCCGCCGCCGCCATCACCGCCCCGGCCAAGGGCTGAACCTGGCCGGGGCTGACCCGGCTGGCGGGGCCTGACACGCTGATCCCGGCCACCGCTCCGCCGCTCAGGTCGAAGACCGGGGCCGCGATGCAGCGCATCCCCTCGTTCTTCTCCTCATCGTCGATCGCGTATCCGCGGTCCCGCGTCGCCTCCAGATCTGCGCGCAGATGGGCCGGTTCGGTCAGGGTGCGCTGGGTGAACTGATCCAGCGGTGCCGTCGCGAACAGGCGCGACAGGCGGTCATCGGACATCTGCGCCAGAAGCGCCTTTCCGATCCCCGATGCATGCATGGGCGACAGGGTGCCGGGCGGAAAGAAGGCGCGGATCGTTGCATGGGTCTCCACCTGCCCCACGAACAGGACGTGACTGCCCCGCGCGATGCCGAGATTAGCGGTCTCCCCCGTCTCCTCCATCAGGCGGCGCAGGACCGGGCGCGCGCGGTCCACCAGGGTCGTGCGCCGCAGGTACCGCGCCCCGATCACGAAGGCGCGCGCCCCGATCAGCCAATGCTGCGCGGCACGGTCGAATTCCACCAGCCCCCGCCCCTCCAGCGTCACGAGGATGCGGTAGATCGTGGCCGGCGACTGGCCCAGATTCTCGGCCAGCTCCGACAGGGTCACGCCGCTGGTCTCGCTCAGATGTTCGAACACCTCCATCGCCCGGTCGAGGGATTTGATCGTATTCTGGGCGGTCTTGTCGTCCCAATCCCTGGGCCGCCCCCTGGATCGCCGCGCAGGGCCGGATTCGCTCTTGGCCATGGCCATTCTTCCACAACTTGAAAATCCATTTCATGATATGAAAAAAGATAAGCCGCTGACAAGGGGGCAAAATCTGCACACTTGCGCTTTATGAAAAACGTTTTCAAAAAAATTGCGGTGGGTCGGTGGACACTCTAGATTGCCCTCGATCCAAGAAGGAACCGACACCATGTCCACCCAGAACCCCGTGTTCATCCCCGGCCCGACCAACATGCCCGAGCATCTGCGCCGCGCCTGTGACCTGCCGACGATGGACCACCGCTCCGCCGCATTCGCCGATATCCTGCACCCTGCCCTTGCCGGTGTGAAAGCGGTTCTGAAATCGGACAAGGCCGAGGTCTTCGTCTTCCCCGCGACCGGCACCGCCGGGTGGGAAGCCGCGATCACCAACACGCTCTCGCCCGGTGACACCGTGCTGGCCGCGCGCAACGGCATGTTCTCCCACAAATGGATCGACATGTGCACGCGCCACGGCCTTCACGTGCAGCAGATCGACGTGCCCTGGGGTGAAGGCCTGCCGGTCGATGCCTTTGCGGAGGCATTGGCCGCCGATTCATCGCACAAGATCAAGGCCGTGCTCGCCACCCATAACGAGACTGCCACCGGCGTCGTCTCCGACATCAAAGGGGTCCGGGCCGCGCTCGACGCCGCAAACCACCCCGCACTGTTCTTCGTCGATGGCGTCAGCTCCATCGGCTCGATGAACTTCGAATTCGACGCCTGGGGCGTGGATATCGCCGTCACCGGCTCGCAGAAGGGCTTCATGCTGCCCGCGGGCCTCGCCATCATCGGCGTCTCGCCCAAGGCGATGGCCGCCATTGACGGTGCCACCCTGCCGCGCACCTTCCTCGACATCCGCGATATGGCCAAGGGGTATGAGGCGAACGCCTATCCCTACACGCCCTCGGTGGGTCTGCTGAACGGGCTCAAGATCGGCTCCCAAATGCTGCTCGATGAGGGGCTGGACAATGTCTTCGCCCGCCATGCCCGGATCGCCGATGGCGTCCGCGCCGCCGTCGGTGCCTGGGGGATGGAGCTTTGCGCCGTCTCGCCCGATCTCTACTCCAATACCGTCTCCGCCATTCGCACGCCGGAGGGTTTCGATGCGGGCCGAATCGTGTCCCATGCCGCCGACGCCTATGGCGTGGCCTTCGGCGCAGGCCTGGGCGACGTGGCCGGAAAAGTCTTCCGGATCGGCCATCTGGGGATGCTGACCGACGTTATGGCGCTATCTGGTATCGCGACGGCGGAGATGGTGATGGCCGATCTGGGCCTCGACGTGACGCTCGGTTCGGGCGTTGCGGCGGCGCAGAGCGTCTATCGCGCGGGTCGCACGCAATCGGCCATGGCCGCAGAATAGGAGCAGGATGTGAAAGACATGATCCAAGCCACCGATCTGACATTCGACGATGTCATCGCCGCCCACGAGCGGATCAAACCCTACATCCACCGCACACCGGTCCTGACCTCGACCTACCTTAACGAGCTGACCGGGGCGGAGTTGTTCTTCAAGTGCGAGAACTTCCAGAAAGCCGGCGCCTTCAAGGTACGTGGCGCGTCGAATGCGGTCTTCGGTCTGTCGGATGAGGCCGCGCAGAAGGGCGTCGCCACCCATTCGTCGGGCAATCACGCGCTGTCGCTCAGCTACGCGGCGGGCCGCCGGGGCATTCCCTGTCATGTGGTCATGCCGAAAACCGCACCCCAGGCCAAGAAAGACGCCGTGCGCGGCTATGGCGGGATCATCACCGAATGTGAGCCCTCCACCACGTCGCGCGAAGCCATCTTTGCGGAGGTTCACGAAGCGACCGGTGCCGATTTCGTGCATCCCTACAACGATCCCCGCGTGATTGCCGGGCAGGCTACATGCTCCCGCGAATTGCTGGATCAGGTCGACGGGCTGGATGCCGTGATCGCGCCCATCGGCGGCGGCGGCATGGTCTCGGGTTGTTGCCTGACGTTGTCCAACATCGCGCCCGACGTGGACATTTACGCCGCCGAGCCGGAGCAGGCCGACGACGCCTACCGCAGCTTCAAGGCGGGCCACATCATCGCCGACGACGCACCCGTGACCATCGCCGATGGCCTCAAGGTGCCGCTGAAGGAGAATACCTGGCATTTCGTCTCCAACCACGTGACCGACATCCTCACCGCGTCGGAAAAGGAGATCATCGAGGCCATGAAAATCACCTGGGCACGGATGAAAATCGTGATGGAGCCCTCCTGCGCCGTGCCGCTGGCCACGATCCTGAAGAACCCGGAAGTGTTCCGTGGCCGCCGCGTCGGCGTGATCATCACCGGCGGCAATGTCGATCTGAACAAACTGCCCTGGATGCAGTGACCCAATTGGTGGGCCTCACCCACTCCACATCAACGCAACGCCCGTAGGGTGGGTGAAACCCGCCATCGTGCAGAACCCAAAAGGACCAACGTTATGAAAGACATGGCCCAATTCGCTGACTTTGAGGTCGGCTACGACATTCCCGCCAAGCCCGGCATGAAGGCCGCCGACGTGCAGACGCCTGCCCTCGTGCTCGACCTCGCAGCACTCGAGCGCAACATCAAGAAGATGGGCGATTACGCCAAGGCGCACGGGATGCGCCACCGGGTTCACGGCAAGATGCACAAATCGGTCGACGTGGCGCTCTTGCAGGTCGAGCTGGGCGGCGCCTGTGGCGTCTGCTGCCAGAAAGTCAGCGAGGCCGAGGTCTTCGCCCGCGGCGGTATCAAGGACGTCCTCGTCTCCAACCAGGTCCGCGATCCGCAGAAGATCGACCGGCTTGCCCGCATGCCGAAACTCGGCGCCCGCACCATCTGCTGCGTCGATGACCTGGCCAACGTGGCCGATCTGTCCGAGGCCGCTCAAAAGCATGACACCGAGATCGAATGCCTCGTGGAAATCGACTGCGGCGCGGGTCGCTGCGGCGTGACGACGACCCCCGAAGTCGTGGAAATCGCCAAGGCTATCGACGCGGCGGAGGGCCTGAAATTCGCCGGCATCCAGGCCTACCAGGGCGCGATGCAGCACATGGACAGCTACGACGACCGCAAGGCCAAGATCGACATCGCCGTGGCCCAGGTGAAGGACGCCGTGGACACGCTTAAGGCTGAGGGGCTGGACTGCGACATCGTTGGCGGCGGCGGCACCGGATCGTACTATTTCGAGAGCAATTCGGGCGTCTACAATGAGCTTCAGTGCGGCTCCTACGCCTTCATGGACGCCGATTACGGGCGCATCCTCGACGCCGACGGCAACCGCATCGACCAGGGCGAGTGGGAGAACGCGTTGTTCATCCTCACCTCCGTCATGTCCCACGCCAAGGCCGACAAGGCCATCGTAGATGCGGGCCTCAAGGCGCAATCCGTCGACAGCGGCCTGCCTGTGATCTTCGGGCGGACAGACGTTGAATATGTGAAATGTTCCGACGAACATGGCGTGGTATCCGACCCCGATGGTGTTCTGAAAGTGAATGACAAGCTGCACCTCGTCCCCGGCCATTGCGACCCCACCTGTAACGTCCATGACTGGTATGTGGGTGTCCGCGACGGCGTCGTGGAAACCGTCTGGCCCGTCTCCGCGCGCGGTCGTGCCTACTGATGTCGGACCACACGCTGACAATCGTGCCAGAGGGTCTGATCCCGGACCTTCTGACACGCGATGCCTCCTTCCAAGCGGTGGAGAAGGTCTTCTCCTCCATGGCGGCGGGGGATGCCTACAACTTCCCCGTCGTGCGCGAAGCCATCGGCCATGAAGACGCGCTTTACGGCTTCAAGGGCGGGTTTGACCGCACGGGCCAGGTGCTTGGCCTCAAGGCGGGCGGCTACTGGCCCCACAACCTCGACAAGCGGGGCATCATCAACCACCAATCGACCGTTTTCCTGTTCGACCCCGACACGGGTCGCGTGACGGCGATGGTGGGTGGCAATTACCTCACGGCACTGCGCACCGCCGCCGCGTCGTCGGTCTCCATCAAACACCTCGCCCGCAAGGACGCGAAGGTGATCGGCATGGTCGGCGCGGGCCACCAGGCAACGTTCCAAGTGCGCGCCGCGCTGGAGACCCATGCCTTCGAGAAGGTGATCGGCTGGAATTATCACCCCGAAATGCTGCCCAACCTCGCCAAGGTGGCTGAGGAGGCCGGGCTGCCGTTCGAAGCGGTCGACCTCCCGGGCCTGCACGACGCGGACGTCGTCATCACCATTACGTCCAGCTTCGCCCCGTCCCTCATGGCCGATCACGTCAGCCCCGGCACCCATATCGCCTGCATGGGCACCGATACCAAGGGCAAGCAGGAGGTGGAGGCGGCACTTCTGGCCCGCGCGACCGTGTTCTGTGACGAGGTGGCGCAAAGCACCACCATCGGCGAAGCCCAGCACGCCATCGCCGAAAACCTGCTCGATGCGTCCGACGTGACCCAGATCGGGGCGGTCATCAACGGCACCCATCCGGGCCGCAGCTCCGACGACCAGATCACGCTCTTTGATGGCACGGGCGTCGGCCTACAGGACCTCGCCGTCTCCGCCGCCATCGTCGACGTGGCGCTGGAAAACGGCACGGCCATCCGCGTCCCGATCTGAACCACCGCCTTCAATCCGGCCCAAACGGCGGGCCAATCCACGCATTCGCCCGCCGAAACCCCACATCCACACCGAAATCCGGTGGTTTCCCCCACGTCCCTGCCCCTTCTTGCTTTCCCCCGGGCGATTTCCCCGTCATCCTTGCGCGCAAGGGAGATTTGGGAGGATCACCGACATGACAGACCGCCCGTGGACGGCATTCTATCGCCCCGGCGCCCGGACCGATATCGACGCTCCGGCCTATCGCAACCTCGGTGATCTGATCGGCTCCGTCGCGCAGACCTTCGGCAAGGCACCCGCCTTCACCTGCTGCCTGCCCAACGGCATGAACGGCACGCTCACCTTTGCCCAGGCCGATGAGATGTCGGACGCGCTCGCCGTCTACCTGCGGGAGGTTGCGGGCCTGAACGCGGGCGACCGTGTCGCGGTTCAGATGCCCAATTCGCTCAGCTTTCCCGTCGCCGCCTTCGGCATCCTGAAGGCCGGTTGCATCATCGTGAACGTGAACCCCCTCTACACGGCGGAGGAGATGGCCAAGCAGTTCGAGGATGCAGAACCCCACGCGCTCATCATCGCGGACATGTTCGCCGACAAGGTCACCGCCGCCACCCGCGGCCACCCGATCCCCAACATCATCGTCACCCGTGTTGCCGAATTCCTGCCCGCCATGCCGCGCGGGATCGTGGGATTGGTGCAAAAGCACTGGGACCGCACCGTCAAACCGATCGAGATTGCCCATATCCGCCTGCCCGACGCGCTCCAGGCCGGGCGCACCCATCGCGATACGGAAACCATCGAGGTGGAGAAATACCACCAGAATGTCGATGCCGATGACGTGGCGGTCCTGCAATATACCGGCGGCACCACGGGTGTCAGCAAGGGCGCGATGCTGACCCACCGCAACCTCGTGGTGAACATGGAACAGACGATGGAGCTGATCGAGGGGTTGGAAAAGGGCCGCGAGGTCGCGCTGACCGTCCTGCCGCTCTACCACATCTTCGCCTTCACCGTGAACCTGCTCGGATTTTACTGGCTGGGCGCGCGCAACATCCTGATCCCGAACCCGCGCCCGCTGACGAACCTCAAACGTGCGTTCGAGAATTACAAGATCACCTGGATGAGCGGTGTGAACACGCTTTTCAACGGGCTGACGAACGAGATCTGGTTCCTCGACACGCCACCAAAACACCTGAAATTCGCCTCCGCCGGGGGCATGGCCCTGCAAGCCAGCGTCGCCAAAAGGTGGGAGGAGATTACCGGCAAACCGGTGATCCAGGGCTACGGGCTGACCGAAACCTCGCCCTGCCTGACGTTCGAGCCCCTGGGCAAGGCGCGGGCGGGCAGCATCGGCGTGCCGGTCCCCTCCACCCTCGTCGCCATCATGGATGAGGACGGCAATCCCCTGCCGCCCGGCGAGACCGGAGAGATCGCCGCCAAAGGCCCCCAGATCATGAAGGGCTATTGGCGCAAGCCGGAAGAGACCGCCAAGGTCATGGCGGGCGATTATTTCCTGACCGGTGACATCGGGATCATGGAACCCGACGGCTATATTCGCATCGTCGACCGCAAGAAGGACATGGTCGTCGTGTCCGGCTTCAACGTCTATCCCAACGAGGTTGAGGATGTGCTCGTCACCCATCCCGGCGTGGATGAGGCCGCCGTGATCGGTGTGCCGGACGACGCCACGGGGGAGGCCGTGAAAGCCTTCGTCGTGCTCAAGGACAAATCCGTCACGTCCGACGCCCTGCGCGCGTTCTGCAAGGAACATCTGACCCCCTACAAGGTCCCCAAGCGCGTGGAGTTCCGCGACGAGTTGCCGAAATCGAATGTCGGCAAAATCCTCAGAAAAGACCTGCGCGCGGAAGAGCTTGCGCAGATCGCGGCGGAGTAACGGAAATGGTCGGAGCCTTCGAACAAGCCCTTCTGGCGCTGATGATCTTCGTCATCATGCTCGGCATGGGCGCCTCGCTCACTCCGCGCGATTTTATCCTCGCGCTCAAACGCCCCTACGGCCTCGCCATCGGTGTGATAAGCCAATACGGTTTCATGCCCTTCATCGGCTTCTTGCTGATCACCTTCCTCCCCCTGCCCGAGGCGATTGCCATCGGCGTGCTCATCATGGCCTGTATGCCGGGCGGGACGACCTCCAACATTTTCACCTATTTCTCCAAGGGCAACCTGGCGCTGTCGGTCCTGATGACCGTCACCTCCACCGTGTTCGGCGTGATCCTCATCCCCATCGTGCTGCTGATCTACGCCTCCGCCCTGGATCTGGAGATCCCGAGGGAGAATATCATCGCCACCCTCGTCTTGCTGCTGGTGCCCGTGGCCATCGGCATGACGATGCGCAAGATCAACGCCAATGTCGGTGCGGTGACGGAATTCATGGGTTCCGCGCTGGCGCTGTTCTTCATCCTCTTCATCATGGTCTCCTGGGTGCCGCGCAACTGGCAGTTTCTCGTGACGACGACGCCCGCAACTTACGTCGCGGCGATCGGCTTGGGGCTCTTCGGGATCACCATCGGCTACACCTTTGCCCGCGTCCTGCGTCTGCACCCCCGCAACGCGCGCACCGTAGCGTTGGAGACGGGGATTCAGAACGGCCCCCTTGCCATCGCCATCGTGGCCTTCACCTTCTCCGGCGACCAGGCGCAAAGCTACATGGCCGTGCCCGCGCTCTATTCGCTCTTCATCGTGATCGTGTCGACGCTGGTGACGCTGGTGTTCCGCCGCGCCAACACCGCCGCAGAGCAGAAGCTGCCCGACAGCCTCCTCTGAACCCTCGGGCGCGCGCCGTGACCTGTGTGCGCCCGCCGCCCCTCCCGTCCCTTCACCAATTTCAGCACCCCTCGGTTCAAATCGCCCCGGTCCCGTGCTACCAATCGTGCAAACACCGGCCAAACCGGGACCCGAGGGCGACGTGCAGCATTTGAAGAACAGCTCCAAACACGGTGAAGTCCTCGCCGTGTCGATG belongs to Hasllibacter sp. MH4015 and includes:
- a CDS encoding AMP-binding protein, whose protein sequence is MTDRPWTAFYRPGARTDIDAPAYRNLGDLIGSVAQTFGKAPAFTCCLPNGMNGTLTFAQADEMSDALAVYLREVAGLNAGDRVAVQMPNSLSFPVAAFGILKAGCIIVNVNPLYTAEEMAKQFEDAEPHALIIADMFADKVTAATRGHPIPNIIVTRVAEFLPAMPRGIVGLVQKHWDRTVKPIEIAHIRLPDALQAGRTHRDTETIEVEKYHQNVDADDVAVLQYTGGTTGVSKGAMLTHRNLVVNMEQTMELIEGLEKGREVALTVLPLYHIFAFTVNLLGFYWLGARNILIPNPRPLTNLKRAFENYKITWMSGVNTLFNGLTNEIWFLDTPPKHLKFASAGGMALQASVAKRWEEITGKPVIQGYGLTETSPCLTFEPLGKARAGSIGVPVPSTLVAIMDEDGNPLPPGETGEIAAKGPQIMKGYWRKPEETAKVMAGDYFLTGDIGIMEPDGYIRIVDRKKDMVVVSGFNVYPNEVEDVLVTHPGVDEAAVIGVPDDATGEAVKAFVVLKDKSVTSDALRAFCKEHLTPYKVPKRVEFRDELPKSNVGKILRKDLRAEELAQIAAE
- a CDS encoding bile acid:sodium symporter family protein, whose product is MVGAFEQALLALMIFVIMLGMGASLTPRDFILALKRPYGLAIGVISQYGFMPFIGFLLITFLPLPEAIAIGVLIMACMPGGTTSNIFTYFSKGNLALSVLMTVTSTVFGVILIPIVLLIYASALDLEIPRENIIATLVLLLVPVAIGMTMRKINANVGAVTEFMGSALALFFILFIMVSWVPRNWQFLVTTTPATYVAAIGLGLFGITIGYTFARVLRLHPRNARTVALETGIQNGPLAIAIVAFTFSGDQAQSYMAVPALYSLFIVIVSTLVTLVFRRANTAAEQKLPDSLL